One genomic window of Variovorax sp. RA8 includes the following:
- a CDS encoding efflux RND transporter periplasmic adaptor subunit, with translation MTHGFRLEVCASAARRSASFTVVALAVGALAPAALFAAPGAHGPNGEHLDAPGSNSTASGLARLPDGSVQVPMLAQRRMAIRTILAIEGEASATVELPGRVVMDPNAGGRVQAIHGGRIEAGARGLPVAGQAVRQGEVLAHVRHHADPYALASQQAQLAELRSSRQLAAQRVERLQSLEGTVPRKDIEAARAEMQSLSAREKSIGASLGAREALVAPVSGVIARADAVSGQIVEARDVLFEVIDPARVLVEATTADPALPARVSEATLQGAPGVKLKLLGAAHSLRDGVLPLTFRAQAEKSGSAMPLAVGQPVTVVASLNERIKGYVLPAQAVVRNSANEPIVWIKSGAERYIPQPVQYRPLDASTVVITQGLGADNRVVVQGAPLIAQIR, from the coding sequence ATGACGCACGGATTTCGGCTTGAAGTCTGCGCTTCGGCAGCGCGTCGCTCGGCAAGCTTTACCGTCGTCGCACTGGCGGTCGGCGCGCTCGCCCCTGCGGCTTTGTTCGCAGCTCCCGGTGCACACGGACCCAACGGTGAGCACCTGGATGCGCCTGGCAGCAACAGCACCGCATCCGGCCTCGCACGGCTGCCCGACGGCAGCGTGCAGGTGCCGATGCTGGCGCAGCGGCGCATGGCCATCCGGACCATCCTGGCGATAGAAGGCGAAGCGTCAGCGACCGTGGAACTGCCCGGCCGCGTTGTCATGGACCCCAACGCCGGCGGCCGCGTGCAGGCGATCCATGGCGGGCGTATCGAAGCGGGCGCGCGCGGCCTGCCCGTGGCTGGCCAGGCCGTGCGTCAAGGCGAGGTGCTCGCGCATGTGCGACACCATGCCGACCCCTACGCGCTGGCGAGCCAGCAGGCGCAGTTGGCCGAGCTGCGCAGCAGCCGGCAACTGGCGGCGCAGCGCGTCGAGCGCCTGCAGTCGCTCGAGGGCACGGTGCCTCGCAAGGACATCGAGGCCGCCCGCGCGGAGATGCAGAGCCTGTCCGCTCGAGAAAAGAGCATCGGCGCGAGCCTCGGCGCCCGCGAAGCGCTCGTGGCGCCCGTGTCGGGCGTCATCGCACGGGCGGATGCCGTATCCGGCCAGATCGTCGAGGCCCGCGACGTGCTGTTCGAGGTGATCGATCCGGCCCGTGTGCTGGTCGAGGCGACCACCGCTGATCCGGCGCTGCCCGCGCGTGTTAGCGAAGCAACGCTTCAGGGCGCACCTGGCGTGAAGCTCAAGCTGCTGGGCGCGGCCCACAGTCTTCGCGATGGCGTGCTGCCGCTGACCTTCCGGGCCCAGGCCGAAAAATCCGGCTCGGCCATGCCGCTCGCGGTCGGCCAGCCGGTGACTGTCGTCGCATCGCTCAACGAACGCATCAAGGGCTATGTGCTGCCGGCGCAAGCCGTGGTGCGCAACAGCGCCAACGAGCCCATCGTCTGGATCAAGTCCGGCGCCGAGCGCTACATCCCGCAGCCGGTGCAATACCGCCCGCTGGACGCCTCGACGGTGGTCATCACCCAGGGCCTGGGCGCCGACAATCGCGTCGTGGTGCAAGGTGCTCCGCTGATCGCGCAGATCCGCTGA
- a CDS encoding efflux RND transporter permease subunit, with product MFNWIVHNSLRGRLFVLALAALLLVYGAITAWRTPVDVFPDLNKPLVTVLTEAGGMAPEEVEQLVTFPLETALNGMPGVTRVRSTSGVGLSILYAEFDWDTDIYRNRQLVAERLALVREQLPAGITPAMGPVSSIMGEVMLIALPLEGNGKTAADPMRAREYADFVLRPRLLSVAGVSQVIPIGGDVRQLRVEPDTARMAQYGVSLTQVEQALRGFASNAGGGFIDLNSREFLIRHLGRTNRVEDLRGIAVAWKEGRPVLLEQVANVRFAASMKRGDAGYNGLPAVIVSVQKQPAADTVKLTRAIEAALGELQQGLPPGLAAPKVLFRQADFIEASIRNVSEALRDGAIMVAIVLFAFLLSARTTLISLVAIPLALAVTALVFKLLGQSINVMTLGGLAIAIGELVDDAVVDVENILRRLKQNRAAGNPLSTMEVVSRASVEVRSGIVYATAIVVLVFVPLFALPGIEGRLFSPLGIAYIVSILASMLVSMTVTPVLCLYLLPRMKRLDRGDSPLVVRLKRWDEKVLGWSFARAKLLIAIAAVAVAAAAASVPFFPRAFLPAFNEGSLVLGMIFNPGTALAEANRMGSLAETLIAEVPEVTQVGRRTGRAELDEHAEGVHAAEIDVDLKRSARDRETVMADIRARLSVLPAQVAIGQPISHRLDHLLSGVRAQIALKIFGDDTDTLRGLGEQMRQGLSGVPGLVDLTVEKQVLIPQIMVRLDHRKLAQTGLSPGEAVRVLQALTDGAHGAQIVDGLRRYDLVLRLPDGRLSPQDLAATLIDTPAGRLPVSAIATVEETDGPNQIGRENGRRRIVVYANTDGSDMGRVIQDIRGVIAKTPLPPGTFVSLEGQFQAQEQAMNLILGLSLISLAIIFLVLYARYKSAVLAGIIMANIPLALIGSVVAMWLAGVSLSVASMVGFITLAGIATRNGILKVSHYINLCRFEGESFGIPMIVRGSLERLTPVLMTALVAAFALTPLLLAADAPGKEILHPVAVVIFGGLVSSTVLDTLLTPVLFWLLGRRGTERLLEVESPGPGLPPVPQESY from the coding sequence ATGTTCAATTGGATCGTTCATAACAGCCTGCGCGGGCGCCTCTTCGTGCTGGCTCTGGCGGCGCTGCTGCTGGTCTATGGCGCCATCACCGCCTGGCGCACGCCGGTCGACGTCTTTCCGGACCTCAACAAGCCGCTGGTGACCGTGCTCACGGAAGCCGGCGGCATGGCGCCCGAAGAAGTCGAGCAGCTCGTCACCTTCCCCTTGGAGACCGCGCTCAACGGCATGCCGGGCGTGACGCGCGTGCGCTCGACCTCCGGCGTGGGGCTGTCCATCCTCTACGCCGAGTTTGACTGGGACACCGACATCTATCGCAACCGCCAGCTCGTGGCCGAGCGCCTGGCGCTGGTGCGCGAGCAGCTGCCCGCGGGCATCACCCCGGCCATGGGGCCGGTGTCCTCGATCATGGGCGAGGTGATGCTGATCGCATTGCCCCTGGAAGGAAACGGCAAGACGGCCGCGGACCCGATGCGCGCGCGCGAGTACGCCGACTTCGTGCTGCGCCCTCGCTTGCTGTCCGTCGCCGGCGTCTCCCAGGTCATCCCGATCGGCGGCGACGTGCGGCAACTGCGCGTCGAACCCGACACGGCGCGCATGGCCCAGTACGGTGTCTCCCTGACCCAGGTCGAACAGGCGCTGCGCGGCTTCGCGAGCAATGCGGGCGGCGGCTTCATCGACCTCAACAGCCGCGAGTTCCTGATTCGCCATCTTGGCCGCACCAACCGGGTCGAGGACCTGCGCGGAATCGCCGTTGCCTGGAAGGAGGGTCGCCCCGTCCTGCTGGAGCAGGTGGCCAATGTGCGTTTCGCTGCCAGCATGAAGCGCGGCGACGCCGGCTACAACGGCCTGCCGGCGGTGATCGTCAGCGTGCAGAAGCAGCCCGCCGCCGACACCGTGAAGCTGACGCGCGCCATCGAGGCCGCGCTGGGCGAGCTGCAACAAGGCTTGCCACCCGGCCTGGCCGCGCCCAAGGTGCTGTTCCGCCAGGCCGACTTCATCGAGGCATCGATCCGCAATGTCAGCGAGGCACTGCGCGACGGCGCCATCATGGTGGCGATCGTGCTGTTCGCCTTCTTGCTCTCTGCGCGGACCACGCTGATTTCCCTGGTGGCGATCCCTCTGGCGCTTGCGGTCACCGCGCTGGTGTTCAAGCTGCTGGGGCAGTCCATCAACGTGATGACGCTGGGCGGCCTGGCGATCGCGATCGGCGAACTGGTCGATGACGCGGTGGTGGACGTGGAGAACATCCTGCGCCGCCTGAAGCAGAACCGCGCGGCCGGCAATCCGCTTTCCACGATGGAAGTCGTGAGCAGGGCGAGCGTCGAGGTGCGGTCCGGCATCGTCTACGCGACGGCCATCGTGGTGCTGGTGTTCGTGCCGCTGTTCGCGCTGCCGGGCATCGAGGGGCGGCTCTTCTCGCCGCTGGGTATCGCCTACATCGTCTCGATCCTGGCTTCCATGCTGGTGTCGATGACGGTGACCCCGGTGCTGTGCCTCTACCTGCTGCCGAGGATGAAGCGCCTGGATCGCGGTGACAGTCCGCTGGTCGTTCGCCTCAAGCGCTGGGACGAGAAGGTGCTGGGCTGGTCCTTCGCGCGCGCCAAGCTGCTGATCGCCATCGCCGCGGTGGCAGTGGCCGCTGCGGCGGCGAGCGTGCCGTTCTTCCCGCGGGCCTTCCTGCCGGCCTTCAACGAAGGTTCTCTGGTGCTCGGCATGATCTTCAATCCCGGCACCGCGCTGGCCGAAGCCAACCGCATGGGGTCGCTTGCGGAGACGCTGATCGCCGAGGTTCCCGAGGTGACCCAGGTCGGGCGCCGCACCGGGCGCGCCGAGCTCGACGAGCATGCCGAGGGCGTGCACGCGGCCGAGATCGATGTGGACCTGAAGCGCTCCGCGCGCGACCGCGAGACCGTGATGGCGGACATCCGGGCGCGGCTCTCGGTGCTTCCGGCGCAGGTCGCCATTGGCCAACCGATCTCGCACCGTCTGGACCACCTGCTGTCGGGCGTGCGCGCGCAGATCGCGCTGAAGATCTTCGGCGACGACACCGACACCCTGCGCGGGCTCGGCGAGCAGATGCGCCAAGGCCTCTCGGGCGTTCCCGGCCTGGTCGATCTGACGGTCGAGAAGCAGGTGCTGATCCCGCAGATCATGGTCCGGCTCGATCATCGCAAGCTCGCGCAGACAGGCCTCTCGCCGGGCGAAGCGGTGCGCGTGCTGCAGGCACTGACGGATGGCGCGCATGGTGCCCAGATCGTGGACGGCCTGCGTCGCTACGACTTGGTGCTGCGCCTGCCGGACGGCCGCCTCAGCCCGCAGGACCTTGCCGCGACGCTGATCGACACGCCGGCCGGCCGCCTGCCGGTCTCGGCCATTGCCACAGTCGAGGAAACCGACGGACCCAACCAGATCGGCCGCGAGAACGGGCGCCGGCGCATCGTGGTCTACGCCAACACCGACGGTTCGGACATGGGCCGGGTGATCCAGGACATCCGGGGCGTGATCGCCAAGACGCCATTGCCGCCAGGGACCTTCGTGAGCCTGGAAGGACAGTTCCAGGCCCAGGAACAGGCGATGAACCTGATCCTCGGTCTGTCGCTGATCTCGCTGGCGATAATCTTTCTCGTGCTGTACGCGCGCTACAAATCCGCGGTGCTGGCCGGGATCATCATGGCCAACATCCCGCTGGCGCTCATCGGCAGTGTGGTGGCCATGTGGCTGGCGGGCGTCAGCCTGTCTGTGGCCTCGATGGTCGGCTTCATCACACTGGCGGGCATCGCCACGCGCAACGGCATCCTGAAGGTCAGCCACTACATCAACCTCTGCCGCTTCGAAGGCGAGAGTTTCGGCATCCCGATGATCGTGCGCGGCTCGCTGGAGCGCCTCACGCCGGTGCTGATGACGGCTCTGGTGGCGGCCTTCGCGCTGACGCCGCTGCTGCTTGCCGCCGACGCGCCGGGCAAGGAGATCCTGCATCCGGTCGCCGTGGTGATCTTCGGCGGCCTGGTCAGCTCGACCGTGCTCGACACGCTGCTCACACCGGTGCTGTTCTGGCTGCTCGGCCGCCGCGGCACCGAGCGCTTGCTCGAGGTGGAGTCACCCGGACCTGGCCTCCCGCCGGTACCGCAGGAGTCGTACTGA
- a CDS encoding DMT family transporter: MKHSLIHLPALRGGLLALFAAGLFGISTPLVQRFGTGLCAFTTAALLYAGAAAVGAFSRQRAEKEARLVRGDVPRLLLMAALGAVLGPVALAWGLQHTSGTSASLMLTLEALFTAVLARYLYQETMDRRVGAAMLLLLAGGVALVLDQGRSGGTQLWGLLAVLLATAAWGADNTLSRGLAERDPGQVVLGKAVIGALATTALALLFGDPLPTWGAAAALFLVGATGYGLSLRFYLLAQRAFGAARTGSVFAFAPFIGAALAIALGDRSGTWVMAVGGVLMMLGVTLHLAESHGHEHQHDPLDHEHAHTHDDGHHTHTHDVPPDGPHSRRHTHEPLRHSHGHVPDAHHRHEH, encoded by the coding sequence ATGAAGCACAGCCTCATCCACTTACCCGCGCTGCGCGGCGGCCTCCTGGCCTTGTTCGCAGCCGGGCTGTTCGGCATCAGCACGCCGCTGGTCCAGCGATTCGGAACAGGCCTCTGCGCATTCACGACGGCGGCTTTGCTTTATGCAGGTGCCGCTGCCGTCGGTGCGTTCTCGCGTCAGCGCGCGGAAAAGGAGGCCCGACTCGTGCGTGGAGACGTTCCGCGCTTGTTGTTGATGGCGGCCCTGGGCGCTGTGTTGGGGCCGGTGGCGCTGGCCTGGGGCCTTCAGCACACCAGCGGCACCAGCGCATCGCTCATGCTGACGCTGGAGGCGCTGTTCACGGCGGTGCTGGCGCGATACCTCTATCAGGAGACGATGGATCGCCGCGTCGGGGCCGCCATGCTGCTGCTGCTCGCGGGGGGTGTGGCACTGGTGCTCGATCAAGGCCGCAGTGGAGGCACGCAGCTCTGGGGTCTGTTGGCGGTGCTCCTGGCCACTGCGGCATGGGGCGCGGACAACACACTGTCTCGGGGACTCGCAGAACGTGATCCCGGCCAGGTTGTCCTGGGCAAGGCCGTGATAGGCGCTCTCGCAACGACCGCGCTGGCGTTGCTCTTCGGCGATCCGCTGCCCACGTGGGGCGCCGCTGCCGCGCTCTTCCTCGTCGGCGCGACCGGGTACGGCCTCAGCCTGCGCTTTTACTTGCTGGCACAGCGCGCGTTCGGCGCGGCGCGCACCGGATCCGTTTTTGCGTTCGCGCCGTTCATCGGCGCAGCGCTCGCGATCGCACTTGGCGACCGAAGCGGAACGTGGGTCATGGCCGTGGGCGGCGTACTCATGATGCTGGGCGTGACTCTTCACCTTGCGGAGTCGCACGGGCACGAGCATCAACACGATCCGCTGGATCATGAGCACGCTCACACGCACGACGATGGACATCACACGCATACCCATGATGTGCCGCCCGATGGACCACACAGCCGTCGGCACACGCACGAGCCTCTGCGGCACTCCCACGGCCATGTGCCTGATGCGCACCATCGGCACGAACATTGA
- a CDS encoding S8 family peptidase, translated as MATENSQRRKHLLPQNTRSTEGYTAKSTGGGGKNVVPPLPRAEHAQNLLAQLAQVEAVQQQRVAEQVAADVKVAIGIQLEFESQQGVLLAAESLARDKRGIELMNVREQDDQVFATVFVPQGKLSHFESLLVSYAEHKTNKKGEPRDHQSLIDAIRTVRVATFDSLWTDSPEALPANDAEAIWWEVWLPGGENRLTVIDEFRRLGELAGLLVRERVLHFPERSIVQVHGSKAQLLESPLVLNMVAELRRAKTTAEFFTALAPNEQADWGGDLEGRLQPDHAGNSYVTLLDTGVNHGHPLLAPMLDGADRHTVEPGWGPDDVHGHGTELAGLALFGDLTPALAEEWPMSVPHRLESVKILQGPGDNDGQSYGAITAEAVARVEITAQDRRRVFAMAVSSTDGRDRGRPSSWSAEVDRLACDYDGQGETPRLFVLCAGNTQDPSAWSEYPASLATNLIHDPGQAWNALTVGASSELTTISEPFGGQYEALAPAGGLSPYTTTSSTWQTGWPFKPDIVMEGGNVAIDATGFTSELDSLSLLTTSHEPHDRLFSLSWATSASTALAAGMAARVQAAYPTFWPETVRALMVHSARWTAPMLNAYLPNGVRNQANTRQLLRHCGYGVPSLERALYSASNSLNLIVQDQLQPYHKVKGEVRTRDMHLHALPWPIEQLQALGDAEVILRVTLSYFIEPNPGERGGIDKYAYQSHALRFAVRRPLETEASFRGRINAQAAAGEQGLPAGGGTDTGWTIGERTRARGSIISDSWTGTAAELANRGQLAVFPAMGWWRNRPSHGRFERAARYALVVSIEAPQVEQDLYAAVAQQIGIPIAIVTAV; from the coding sequence ATGGCCACTGAGAATTCGCAACGGCGCAAGCATCTCCTTCCGCAGAACACCCGATCGACCGAGGGGTACACCGCGAAGAGCACTGGTGGTGGCGGCAAAAACGTCGTTCCGCCGCTTCCGCGGGCAGAGCATGCGCAGAACCTGCTCGCACAGCTCGCACAGGTAGAAGCTGTGCAGCAACAGCGCGTGGCTGAGCAAGTTGCTGCCGATGTGAAAGTGGCGATTGGTATCCAGCTCGAGTTTGAGAGTCAGCAGGGAGTACTGCTGGCCGCCGAAAGCTTGGCAAGAGACAAGCGGGGCATCGAGCTCATGAATGTTCGCGAGCAAGATGATCAGGTCTTCGCCACTGTGTTTGTGCCGCAGGGCAAGCTTTCGCATTTCGAATCCCTGCTCGTGTCCTACGCGGAACACAAGACGAACAAGAAAGGTGAGCCACGCGACCATCAGTCCTTGATCGATGCGATCCGGACGGTGCGGGTTGCAACGTTCGACTCACTCTGGACCGACAGCCCGGAGGCCCTGCCGGCCAACGACGCCGAAGCGATCTGGTGGGAGGTATGGCTTCCCGGCGGCGAGAATCGCCTCACGGTCATTGACGAGTTCCGTAGGTTGGGCGAGCTGGCCGGACTTCTCGTGCGCGAGCGGGTGCTGCACTTTCCCGAGCGCTCCATCGTGCAGGTGCACGGCAGCAAGGCTCAGCTCTTGGAGTCACCGCTCGTCCTGAACATGGTCGCCGAGTTGCGTCGCGCAAAGACGACTGCAGAGTTCTTCACCGCGCTGGCGCCGAATGAACAGGCAGATTGGGGCGGGGATCTAGAAGGACGGCTTCAGCCAGATCACGCAGGCAACTCCTACGTCACGTTGCTGGACACTGGCGTCAACCACGGACACCCGCTACTCGCGCCGATGCTTGACGGCGCAGACCGTCACACCGTCGAGCCTGGTTGGGGGCCGGATGACGTTCACGGTCACGGAACAGAGTTGGCCGGTTTGGCGCTGTTCGGGGACCTCACGCCGGCGCTCGCAGAAGAATGGCCGATGTCCGTCCCCCATCGCCTGGAATCGGTCAAGATCCTGCAGGGCCCCGGCGATAACGACGGGCAGTCCTACGGCGCCATCACGGCGGAAGCAGTGGCGCGCGTGGAGATCACGGCGCAGGATCGTCGGCGTGTCTTCGCGATGGCTGTGTCTTCGACGGATGGTCGCGATAGAGGACGCCCGTCCTCCTGGTCAGCAGAAGTCGACCGGCTCGCGTGCGACTACGACGGACAAGGCGAGACGCCACGGCTGTTCGTGCTCTGCGCGGGCAACACGCAAGATCCCAGCGCCTGGAGCGAGTACCCGGCCAGTCTCGCCACCAACCTCATTCATGATCCTGGGCAAGCGTGGAACGCCTTGACTGTGGGCGCGTCCTCGGAGCTCACCACCATCTCGGAGCCTTTCGGAGGTCAGTACGAAGCTCTCGCGCCCGCAGGAGGACTAAGCCCCTACACGACAACGTCTTCGACGTGGCAGACGGGCTGGCCCTTCAAGCCGGACATCGTCATGGAGGGCGGCAATGTAGCGATCGATGCGACGGGCTTCACTAGCGAGCTGGATAGCCTGTCGTTGCTGACAACGAGCCATGAACCGCATGACCGGCTTTTCTCGCTGAGTTGGGCGACGAGCGCCTCGACTGCCCTCGCGGCGGGCATGGCGGCAAGGGTCCAAGCCGCGTACCCGACATTCTGGCCAGAAACCGTCCGGGCGCTGATGGTCCACTCTGCGCGCTGGACGGCCCCCATGCTGAACGCCTACCTGCCGAACGGGGTACGCAACCAGGCAAACACGCGGCAACTGCTGAGGCATTGCGGCTATGGCGTCCCCAGCTTGGAGCGCGCGTTGTACAGCGCATCCAACTCGCTGAATTTGATTGTCCAGGACCAGCTGCAGCCGTACCACAAGGTCAAAGGCGAAGTCCGCACACGCGACATGCATTTGCATGCCCTTCCTTGGCCGATCGAGCAGTTGCAGGCACTTGGAGACGCGGAGGTGATCCTGCGGGTCACGCTGTCGTATTTCATCGAGCCAAACCCGGGCGAGCGCGGCGGCATCGACAAGTATGCCTACCAGTCGCACGCCCTGAGGTTCGCGGTCCGCCGACCGCTGGAAACCGAGGCGTCCTTTCGTGGTCGCATAAATGCACAGGCAGCGGCTGGAGAACAAGGCCTACCCGCGGGCGGCGGCACGGACACAGGCTGGACCATCGGCGAGCGCACGCGCGCCCGTGGTTCGATTATCAGCGACAGCTGGACCGGTACAGCTGCCGAGCTGGCCAACAGAGGCCAACTGGCAGTGTTTCCGGCTATGGGGTGGTGGCGCAATCGTCCCAGCCACGGTCGCTTCGAACGCGCCGCCCGCTACGCGCTGGTGGTGTCGATTGAGGCACCTCAAGTCGAGCAGGACTTGTATGCGGCCGTCGCGCAACAGATTGGCATTCCAATCGCGATCGTGACCGCCGTGTAG
- a CDS encoding AAA family ATPase, which produces MANGDQLKALLRSHADGDDRHFYSVAMQMAAHEAKQGHGKLAEEIRQLIDAAKARGNVNEAGGAIPIARPKGELASLLSVSYPTRKLTDLVLADPLLHSLQRVLKEQRHLSKLRSHGLHPRRKLLLVGPSGTGKTMTASALAGELGIPLFVVRLDALITKYMGETAAKLRQVFDSLSSTRGVYFFDEFDAIGSQRGMANDVGEVRRILNSFLLMIEQDDSNSVIVAATNHPDILDEALFRRFDDVVEYHLPTPPEILALLRMRLGAYIESKKDLNDLAAEATGLSHAEIARAIGDAVKEAVMHDQDAIPAEALSRLLQQRQAVSRRTAGNKK; this is translated from the coding sequence ATGGCCAACGGCGATCAACTCAAAGCACTACTGCGCTCCCACGCGGACGGGGACGATCGCCATTTCTACTCTGTGGCGATGCAGATGGCTGCTCATGAGGCGAAGCAGGGCCACGGGAAGCTGGCCGAAGAGATCCGCCAACTCATCGACGCCGCGAAGGCCCGCGGCAACGTAAATGAGGCGGGCGGCGCGATCCCAATCGCCCGGCCAAAGGGCGAGCTCGCCTCGCTGCTCAGCGTTTCCTATCCGACGCGAAAACTGACCGACTTGGTCCTCGCCGATCCGCTACTCCATAGCCTTCAGCGCGTACTCAAGGAACAGCGACACCTTTCCAAGCTTCGCAGCCATGGACTCCACCCACGGCGCAAGCTTCTTCTTGTCGGTCCATCTGGCACCGGCAAGACGATGACCGCTTCGGCGCTCGCCGGAGAGCTCGGCATTCCGCTTTTCGTGGTTCGCTTGGACGCCCTCATTACCAAGTACATGGGCGAGACCGCGGCAAAGCTTCGCCAGGTCTTCGACTCCTTGTCCTCCACGCGGGGCGTTTACTTCTTTGACGAGTTCGATGCCATCGGCAGCCAGCGTGGCATGGCGAACGATGTGGGGGAGGTCCGCCGCATCTTGAACAGCTTCCTGCTCATGATCGAGCAGGACGACTCCAACAGCGTAATCGTCGCCGCGACAAACCATCCGGATATCCTGGATGAGGCCCTCTTCAGGCGCTTCGACGATGTGGTCGAATACCACTTGCCAACGCCCCCCGAAATTCTGGCGCTGCTACGCATGCGCCTCGGTGCATACATCGAGTCAAAAAAGGACCTCAACGACCTCGCCGCGGAGGCAACCGGGCTCAGCCATGCAGAAATCGCACGCGCTATCGGCGATGCAGTCAAAGAGGCGGTGATGCACGACCAGGACGCTATTCCGGCGGAGGCCTTGAGCAGGCTGCTGCAACAACGCCAAGCTGTGTCCCGACGCACTGCTGGCAATAAGAAGTAA
- a CDS encoding DNA-binding protein yields MQSANTSVSRHPSGAASRPRPGRPGIQLEDVLGAADALVAEGIKPTIERVRMCLGGGSPNTVSAHLDEWFARLPARLVGMQAPAAAPRDDDAPLSVVQAAQQFWDVARREADQVQVQKSEATRRELELERSALVQKEADLQQRETAFEQTRVKLDEALTSSKVALEAMQVQMHAQQQESARLLSDSEAEVRRLRKALDEAVASKEALREKAAMELGAKQRSADEAEERHVAQERRLLSEIDRERMATRQATAELAREQKARVADLEAARSVQEAAKQALHSEKASHREAAAAWSRQQQARQVELATLRERAAGAEQRATDLASQLQRQHEQSEREIGQLRESQAATTAALRQLEARRGHDEKPQAARSAKSTRGTAR; encoded by the coding sequence ATGCAATCAGCAAATACGAGCGTCTCGCGACACCCCTCCGGCGCCGCATCGCGGCCGCGGCCGGGCCGGCCGGGCATCCAGCTCGAGGACGTCCTCGGCGCCGCTGATGCGCTGGTCGCCGAAGGCATAAAGCCCACGATCGAGCGGGTTCGCATGTGCCTGGGTGGCGGCTCGCCAAACACCGTGAGCGCTCATCTGGACGAATGGTTCGCCCGACTGCCGGCGCGCCTGGTCGGCATGCAAGCACCAGCAGCTGCTCCCCGCGACGATGACGCCCCGCTCTCCGTCGTCCAGGCGGCCCAGCAGTTCTGGGACGTCGCTCGCCGCGAGGCCGACCAAGTGCAGGTCCAGAAGTCCGAAGCCACGCGCCGCGAGCTGGAGCTTGAGCGCAGCGCCCTCGTGCAGAAGGAAGCCGACCTCCAGCAGCGGGAGACCGCGTTCGAGCAGACGCGCGTGAAGCTCGATGAGGCCCTGACCTCCTCGAAGGTGGCGCTCGAGGCGATGCAGGTTCAGATGCACGCGCAACAGCAAGAATCGGCGCGCCTGCTGAGCGATTCGGAAGCGGAGGTGCGCCGCCTGCGCAAGGCGCTCGACGAAGCTGTGGCCAGCAAGGAAGCCCTGCGCGAAAAAGCTGCGATGGAACTCGGTGCCAAGCAGCGCTCCGCTGACGAAGCCGAGGAGCGCCATGTCGCGCAGGAGCGGCGTCTCCTCTCGGAGATCGACCGCGAGCGCATGGCCACGCGCCAAGCAACTGCCGAGCTCGCCAGGGAGCAGAAGGCCCGTGTGGCGGACTTGGAGGCGGCTCGCAGCGTTCAGGAAGCAGCCAAGCAGGCTCTTCACAGCGAGAAGGCATCGCACCGTGAGGCGGCCGCCGCCTGGTCGCGCCAGCAACAAGCAAGACAGGTCGAACTTGCGACCCTTCGTGAGCGCGCCGCTGGCGCCGAGCAGCGGGCAACCGACCTCGCCTCCCAGCTGCAGCGCCAGCACGAGCAATCCGAGCGCGAGATCGGCCAGTTGCGAGAGAGCCAGGCAGCGACGACCGCCGCGCTGCGCCAGCTCGAGGCCCGTCGCGGGCATGACGAGAAACCACAGGCCGCGCGCTCGGCTAAATCGACCAGGGGCACAGCCCGGTGA
- a CDS encoding site-specific integrase, protein MHRLAVLSKAHQNVNVDNLCNHTQVRELIKNVRSGKAKRGVKPHKQAALTKEPMEALLATCDDSPIGKRDRALLLFAWSSGGRRRSEVADATMENLRKVDSRGYLYKLGHSKTNQDGKENPDDAKPISGRAAAAMDAWLEASRITEGPIFRRILKGGKVLDEPLDPTAVRKIVKRRCLQAGLPGDFSAHSLRSGFVTEAGRRKMDPADAMAMTGHRHYETFMGYYRAQDPLDRKAGRMLDGDPVAE, encoded by the coding sequence GTGCACCGGCTCGCCGTCCTGTCCAAGGCCCACCAGAACGTCAACGTCGACAACCTGTGCAACCACACCCAGGTTCGCGAGCTGATCAAGAACGTGCGCAGCGGGAAAGCCAAGCGCGGCGTCAAGCCCCACAAGCAGGCGGCGCTCACGAAGGAGCCGATGGAGGCGCTGCTGGCCACCTGTGACGATTCGCCCATCGGCAAGCGCGACCGCGCTCTCCTCCTGTTCGCCTGGTCGAGCGGCGGCCGCCGGCGCTCCGAAGTCGCGGATGCAACCATGGAGAACCTCCGCAAGGTCGATTCGCGCGGATACCTCTACAAACTGGGCCACTCGAAGACAAACCAGGACGGCAAGGAGAACCCGGATGACGCCAAGCCGATCTCCGGGAGGGCCGCCGCGGCAATGGACGCCTGGCTCGAGGCGAGCCGCATCACCGAGGGCCCGATCTTCCGGCGCATCCTGAAGGGCGGAAAGGTGCTGGATGAGCCGCTCGACCCGACTGCTGTGCGCAAGATCGTCAAGCGCCGCTGCCTGCAGGCCGGCCTTCCCGGCGACTTCTCGGCACACTCGCTGCGATCGGGTTTCGTGACCGAAGCGGGCCGGCGCAAGATGGACCCGGCAGACGCCATGGCCATGACCGGCCATCGCCACTACGAGACCTTCATGGGCTATTACCGCGCGCAGGATCCACTCGATCGCAAGGCAGGCCGCATGCTCGACGGCGACCCGGTCGCCGAGTGA